A genomic segment from Micromonospora echinaurantiaca encodes:
- the nuoE gene encoding NADH-quinone oxidoreductase subunit NuoE, translated as MTTFTEETRARAREIIARYPADRSRSALLPLLHLVQSEEGYVSPAGVEFCAEVLGLNKAQVGAVATFYTMYKRRPTGDYLVSVCTNTMCNVLGGQEVYDTLAEHLGVGHDETTADGKITLEHAECLAACDYGPVMTVNYDFFDNVDPQAALGVVDELRAGGRPMPTRGARLCTLKEMAVQLAGFADERDGAVADGGPGEPTLRGLRLAQEHGISVPGFDPNTPIRSKAEADAAAAKAKAEAAKAEPAAATGSTTRDVKAPDAKNPQVRTAETRQPDARTAVPDAPGTKVPTDGVPPSPRDAQAAEAAGTAANPPAGDGKPAGDEAGAQERNLKEAQK; from the coding sequence ATGACGACGTTCACTGAAGAGACCCGGGCCCGGGCGCGGGAGATCATCGCCCGTTACCCGGCGGACCGGTCCCGCTCGGCGCTGCTGCCGCTGCTGCACCTGGTGCAGTCCGAGGAGGGCTACGTCTCCCCGGCCGGGGTGGAGTTCTGCGCCGAGGTGCTCGGGCTGAACAAGGCCCAGGTCGGCGCCGTCGCCACCTTCTACACCATGTACAAGCGCCGGCCGACCGGCGACTACCTGGTGAGCGTCTGCACCAACACGATGTGCAACGTGCTCGGTGGCCAGGAGGTCTACGACACCCTCGCCGAGCACCTCGGCGTCGGGCACGACGAGACCACCGCCGACGGGAAGATCACCCTGGAGCACGCCGAGTGCCTGGCGGCGTGCGACTACGGCCCGGTGATGACCGTCAACTACGACTTTTTCGACAACGTGGACCCGCAGGCGGCCCTCGGCGTCGTCGACGAGCTGCGCGCCGGCGGCCGGCCGATGCCGACCCGGGGTGCCCGGCTCTGCACACTCAAGGAGATGGCGGTGCAGCTCGCCGGCTTCGCCGACGAGCGGGACGGCGCGGTCGCCGACGGCGGTCCGGGCGAGCCGACCCTGCGCGGCCTGCGGCTGGCGCAGGAGCACGGCATCTCGGTGCCGGGCTTCGACCCGAACACCCCGATCCGCAGCAAGGCGGAGGCCGACGCGGCCGCGGCGAAGGCGAAGGCCGAGGCGGCGAAGGCCGAACCGGCCGCCGCGACCGGCAGCACCACCCGCGACGTGAAGGCGCCGGACGCCAAGAACCCGCAGGTGCGGACGGCGGAGACCCGCCAGCCGGACGCGCGGACCGCGGTCCCGGACGCCCCCGGCACCAAGGTCCCCACCGACGGTGTGCCGCCGTCGCCGCGCGACGCCCAGGCGGCGGAGGCGGCCGGCACGGCCGCCAACCCGCCCGCAGGGGACGGCAAGCCCGCCGGCGACGAGGCCGGGGCGCAGGAGCGCAACCTCAAGGAGGCTCAGAAGTGA
- the nuoF gene encoding NADH-quinone oxidoreductase subunit NuoF — protein sequence MTTPRRETLAKLTPVLTKRWLSPDAWRIGTYEKLDGYAALRKALKAHPDDLIQLVKDSGLRGRGGAGFPTGLKWGFIPQGDGKPHYLVVNADEGEPGTCKDLPLMTHDPHSLVEGVIIASYAIRANRAYIYIRGEAVHAARRLRNAVQEAYAKGYLGRNIQGSGFDLELVVHSGAGAYICGEETALLDSLEGFRGQPRLRPPFPATHGLYASPTVVNNVGTIASVPYIVLGGADWWKSMGTEKSSGPMIYSLSGRIANPGQYECSMGITLRELLELAGGMQPGHNLRFWTPGGSSTPLLTAEHLDVPLDFESVAAAGSILGTTATQIFSDQDCPVYATYRWLEFYHHESCGKCTPCREGNYWMVRVYRRILSGQGTHEDLDTLLDTCDNILGRSFCGLGDGATSSVTSSLKYFKQDYLDYIEGRTAPKLSDKQLVGAH from the coding sequence GTGACGACGCCTCGACGGGAGACGCTGGCCAAGCTCACTCCCGTGCTCACCAAGCGCTGGCTGTCGCCGGACGCCTGGCGGATCGGCACCTACGAGAAGCTGGACGGCTACGCGGCGCTGCGCAAGGCGCTCAAGGCCCACCCGGACGACCTGATCCAGCTGGTCAAGGACTCCGGCCTGCGCGGCCGCGGCGGCGCCGGCTTCCCCACCGGTCTGAAGTGGGGCTTCATCCCGCAGGGTGACGGCAAGCCGCACTACCTGGTGGTGAACGCCGACGAGGGCGAGCCGGGCACCTGCAAGGACCTGCCGCTGATGACGCACGACCCGCACTCGCTGGTCGAGGGCGTGATCATCGCGTCGTACGCGATCCGGGCCAACCGCGCCTACATCTACATCCGGGGCGAGGCGGTGCACGCCGCGCGCCGGCTGCGCAACGCGGTCCAGGAGGCGTACGCCAAGGGCTACCTGGGCCGCAACATCCAGGGCAGCGGCTTCGACCTGGAGCTGGTGGTGCACTCCGGCGCCGGGGCGTACATCTGCGGCGAGGAGACCGCGCTGCTGGACTCGCTGGAGGGCTTCCGCGGCCAGCCCCGGCTGCGCCCGCCCTTCCCGGCCACCCACGGCCTGTACGCCAGCCCGACGGTGGTGAACAACGTCGGCACCATCGCCAGCGTGCCGTACATCGTGCTGGGCGGCGCCGACTGGTGGAAGAGCATGGGCACGGAGAAGTCCTCCGGGCCGATGATCTACTCCCTCTCCGGCCGGATCGCCAACCCGGGCCAGTACGAGTGCTCGATGGGCATCACCCTGCGCGAGCTGCTGGAGCTGGCCGGCGGGATGCAGCCCGGGCACAACCTGAGGTTCTGGACCCCGGGCGGCTCGTCGACGCCGCTGCTCACCGCCGAGCACCTGGACGTGCCGCTGGACTTCGAGTCGGTGGCCGCGGCCGGGTCCATCCTCGGCACCACGGCCACCCAGATCTTCTCCGACCAGGACTGCCCGGTCTACGCGACCTACCGGTGGCTGGAGTTCTACCACCACGAGTCGTGCGGCAAGTGCACCCCGTGCCGCGAGGGCAACTACTGGATGGTCCGGGTCTACCGGCGGATCCTCTCCGGCCAGGGCACCCACGAGGACCTGGACACCCTGCTGGACACCTGCGACAACATCCTCGGCCGTTCGTTCTGCGGCCTGGGTGACGGCGCGACCAGCTCGGTGACCTCGTCGCTGAAGTACTTCAAGCAGGACTACCTCGACTACATCGAGGGTCGTACCGCGCCGAAGCTGTCGGACAAGCAGCTGGTGGGAGCCCACTAA
- a CDS encoding NADH-quinone oxidoreductase subunit G: MTDVAKHTETVTLTIDGVEVTAPKGALLIRVAEEMGIEIPRFCDHPLLAPAGACRQCLVEVEGQRKPVASCTQTVADGMVVRTQLTSGVAKKAQEGVMELLLLNHPLDCPMCDKGGECPLQNQAMSTGRTDSRFHEHKREYEKPLEISTQVLLDRERCVLCQRCTRFSEEIAGDKFIDLMNRSSAEEINIYRDDAYGAEDGDGDVPFNSYFSGNTVQICPVGALTGAQYRFRARPFDLVSTPSVCEHCSAGCAQRTDWRRGKVLRRLAGDDPAVNEEWNCDKGRWGFQYTRAFDRLTTPLVRDQRTGELREASWSEALTVAAEGLRAARDGGQGTAVLTGGRLTVEDAYAYAKFARVALNTNDIDFRARPVSREEAEFLASSVAGVTDVTYADVENAPAVVLVGLEPEEECPILFLRLRKAYLKKKLTVYAIAPFATRGLEKLGAKLARVVPGEEASVLAEHATVAEALSAEGAILIVGERLAEVPGGLSAAADVARRTGARLAWVPRRAGDRGAVDAGCLPNLLPGGRLVTEPAARAELGEAWDIAAGVIPSQAGRDTDGIIAAAANGQLGALVVAGVDPADLADPRLAEQALDAVPFLVSLELRNSAVARRADVVFPVAPVAEKAGSFLDWEGRLRTFEAVLQTAAMSDGRVLDALAAQLDVRLGTGDVLSVRRELGGLPPTRLQRPAAPAVEPATVPTPGAGEAVLATWHQLIDLGSLTDGDEHLAGTARPPVVRLGKGTAEALGVADGDPVTVGTDRGALTLPAAITEMPDGVVWLPTNSPGSTVRRGLGASSGTVVRISTAAVAADAAGRPGPLLNAGGAIQ, encoded by the coding sequence ATGACCGACGTAGCCAAGCACACCGAGACCGTCACGCTCACCATCGACGGGGTCGAGGTCACCGCCCCCAAGGGCGCGCTGCTGATCCGCGTCGCAGAGGAGATGGGGATCGAGATCCCCCGGTTCTGCGACCACCCGCTGCTGGCCCCGGCCGGCGCGTGCCGGCAGTGCCTGGTCGAGGTGGAGGGGCAGCGCAAGCCGGTCGCCTCCTGCACCCAGACCGTCGCCGACGGCATGGTGGTCCGCACCCAGCTCACCTCCGGCGTCGCCAAGAAGGCGCAGGAGGGGGTCATGGAGCTGCTGCTGCTCAACCACCCGCTCGACTGCCCGATGTGCGACAAGGGCGGCGAGTGCCCGCTGCAGAACCAGGCGATGTCCACCGGCCGCACCGACTCCCGGTTCCACGAGCACAAGCGGGAGTACGAGAAGCCGCTGGAGATCAGCACCCAGGTGCTGCTGGACCGGGAGCGCTGCGTGCTCTGCCAGCGGTGCACCCGGTTCTCCGAGGAGATCGCCGGCGACAAGTTCATCGACCTGATGAACCGGTCGTCCGCCGAGGAGATCAACATCTACCGGGACGACGCGTACGGCGCGGAGGACGGGGACGGCGACGTGCCGTTCAACTCCTACTTCTCCGGCAACACCGTGCAGATCTGCCCGGTCGGCGCGCTGACCGGCGCCCAGTACCGGTTCCGGGCCCGCCCGTTCGACCTGGTCTCCACCCCGAGCGTGTGCGAGCACTGCTCGGCCGGCTGCGCGCAGCGCACCGACTGGCGGCGCGGCAAGGTGCTGCGCCGGCTGGCCGGCGACGACCCGGCGGTGAACGAGGAGTGGAACTGCGACAAGGGGCGGTGGGGCTTCCAGTACACCCGCGCCTTCGACCGGCTCACCACCCCGCTGGTCCGCGACCAGCGCACCGGTGAGCTGCGCGAGGCGTCCTGGAGCGAGGCGCTCACCGTCGCCGCCGAGGGGCTGCGCGCCGCCCGGGACGGCGGCCAGGGCACCGCGGTGCTCACCGGCGGCCGGCTGACCGTCGAGGACGCCTACGCGTACGCGAAGTTCGCCCGGGTAGCGCTGAACACCAACGACATCGACTTCCGGGCCCGGCCGGTCTCCCGCGAGGAGGCCGAGTTCCTGGCCAGCTCGGTCGCCGGGGTCACCGACGTCACCTACGCCGACGTGGAGAACGCGCCGGCCGTGGTGCTGGTCGGCCTGGAGCCGGAGGAGGAGTGTCCGATCCTCTTCCTGCGGCTGCGCAAGGCGTACCTGAAGAAGAAGCTGACGGTGTACGCGATCGCGCCGTTCGCGACGCGCGGCCTGGAGAAGCTCGGCGCCAAGCTCGCCCGGGTGGTGCCCGGCGAGGAGGCCAGCGTGCTCGCCGAGCACGCCACGGTCGCCGAGGCGCTGAGCGCCGAGGGTGCCATCCTGATCGTCGGCGAGCGGCTCGCCGAGGTGCCGGGCGGCCTCTCCGCCGCCGCCGACGTGGCCCGGCGTACCGGGGCTCGGCTGGCCTGGGTGCCCCGGCGCGCGGGTGACCGCGGCGCGGTCGACGCGGGCTGCCTGCCCAACCTGCTTCCCGGCGGCCGCCTGGTCACCGAGCCGGCCGCCCGGGCCGAGCTGGGCGAGGCGTGGGACATCGCGGCCGGAGTGATCCCCAGCCAGGCCGGCCGGGACACCGACGGCATCATCGCGGCGGCCGCCAACGGCCAGCTCGGCGCGCTGGTGGTGGCCGGCGTCGACCCGGCCGACCTGGCCGACCCGCGGCTGGCCGAGCAGGCGCTGGACGCGGTTCCGTTCCTGGTCAGCCTGGAGCTGCGGAACAGCGCGGTGGCCCGGCGCGCGGACGTGGTCTTCCCGGTCGCCCCGGTGGCCGAGAAGGCCGGCAGCTTCCTGGACTGGGAGGGCCGGCTGCGCACCTTCGAGGCGGTGCTGCAGACCGCCGCGATGAGCGACGGCCGGGTGCTGGACGCGCTGGCCGCGCAGCTCGACGTGCGGCTGGGCACCGGCGACGTGCTCAGCGTCCGGCGCGAGCTGGGCGGGCTGCCGCCCACCCGGCTCCAGCGGCCGGCCGCCCCGGCGGTGGAGCCGGCCACGGTGCCGACGCCCGGCGCGGGCGAGGCGGTGCTGGCGACCTGGCACCAGCTGATCGACCTGGGCAGCCTCACCGACGGCGACGAGCACCTCGCCGGCACCGCCCGCCCGCCGGTGGTCCGGCTGGGCAAGGGCACCGCCGAGGCGCTCGGCGTCGCCGACGGCGACCCGGTGACGGTGGGCACCGACCGCGGGGCGCTGACCCTGCCGGCGGCGATCACCGAGATGCCGGACGGCGTCGTCTGGCTGCCCACCAACTCACCCGGCTCGACCGTCCGGCGCGGCCTCGGCGCCAGCTCCGGCACGGTGGTCCGGATCTCGACCGCGGCGGTGGCCGCGGACGCCGCCGGCCGCCCCGGCCCGCTCCTCAACGCAGGGGGTGCAATCCAGTGA
- the nuoH gene encoding NADH-quinone oxidoreductase subunit NuoH gives MNAVYLAQDPTLADFGRDPWWLVLGKVLFAFVFAVLATLLGVWFERRVVGRMAVRPGPNQAGPFGLLQTLADGLKMAFKEDILPKSADKVVFFFAPTISVICAVTTLSVVPFGPMVSIFGHWTPLQVTDVSVAVLVILACSSMGIYGIVLGGWASGSTYPLLGGLRSSAQMISYEVAMGLSIVAVFMTAGTMSTSGIVAAQGDATRLTLFGTELPAPGWYAILLLPSFVIFFIATVGETNRAPFDLPEAESELVAGYMTEYSSLKFALFMLSEYVAMVTMSAVTVTLFLGGWHAPWPITLWEGANSGWWPMLWFFGKVIALVFVFVWLRGTLPRLRYDQFMRFGWKVLLPINLVWILVLAGLRSIEDWDTQGKLIAVGIPAGLLLLATLLWPSRKPQPKPTVQEQVNNRPHGSFPLPPMDLQVPPSPRTRRVVAEREPANIAAGTDSREV, from the coding sequence GTGAACGCGGTCTACCTGGCGCAGGACCCGACGTTGGCCGACTTCGGCCGGGACCCGTGGTGGCTCGTCCTCGGCAAGGTTCTCTTCGCCTTCGTCTTCGCCGTGCTCGCCACGCTGCTCGGCGTCTGGTTCGAGCGGCGGGTCGTGGGCCGGATGGCGGTGCGGCCCGGCCCCAACCAGGCTGGCCCGTTCGGCCTGCTGCAGACCCTCGCCGACGGCCTGAAGATGGCCTTCAAGGAGGACATCCTGCCGAAGTCGGCCGACAAGGTCGTCTTCTTCTTCGCGCCGACCATCTCGGTGATCTGCGCGGTCACCACCCTGTCGGTGGTGCCGTTCGGCCCGATGGTGAGCATCTTCGGCCACTGGACGCCGCTGCAGGTCACCGACGTGTCGGTGGCGGTGCTGGTGATCCTCGCCTGCTCCTCGATGGGCATCTACGGCATCGTGCTCGGCGGCTGGGCCTCCGGCTCGACCTACCCGCTGCTCGGCGGCCTGCGCTCCAGCGCCCAGATGATCTCGTACGAGGTCGCCATGGGGCTGAGCATCGTGGCGGTGTTCATGACCGCCGGCACGATGTCGACCAGCGGGATCGTCGCCGCCCAGGGAGACGCCACCCGGCTGACCCTGTTCGGCACCGAGCTGCCGGCGCCCGGGTGGTACGCGATCCTGCTGCTGCCGAGCTTCGTCATCTTCTTCATCGCCACCGTCGGTGAGACCAACCGGGCGCCGTTCGACCTGCCCGAGGCCGAGTCCGAGCTGGTCGCGGGCTACATGACCGAGTACAGCTCGCTGAAGTTCGCGCTCTTCATGCTCAGCGAGTACGTCGCCATGGTGACCATGTCCGCGGTCACCGTGACGCTCTTCCTCGGCGGCTGGCACGCGCCGTGGCCGATCACCCTCTGGGAGGGCGCCAACTCCGGCTGGTGGCCGATGCTGTGGTTCTTCGGCAAGGTGATCGCGCTGGTCTTCGTCTTCGTCTGGCTGCGGGGCACGCTGCCCCGGCTGCGCTACGACCAGTTCATGCGATTCGGCTGGAAGGTGCTGCTGCCGATCAACCTGGTCTGGATCCTGGTGCTCGCCGGGCTGCGCTCGATCGAGGACTGGGACACCCAGGGCAAGCTGATCGCGGTCGGCATCCCGGCCGGCCTGCTGCTGCTCGCCACGCTGCTGTGGCCGAGCCGCAAGCCGCAGCCCAAGCCGACGGTCCAGGAACAGGTCAACAACCGGCCGCACGGCAGCTTCCCGCTGCCGCCGATGGACCTGCAGGTACCACCGAGCCCGCGCACCAGGCGCGTGGTCGCCGAGCGGGAGCCGGCCAACATCGCCGCCGGCACGGACTCCAGGGAGGTGTGA
- the nuoI gene encoding NADH-quinone oxidoreductase subunit NuoI, whose translation MGAITGTFKGFGVTFSHMFRKVVTTDYPFKPPVSAPRYHGRHILNRHPDGLEKCIGCELCAWACPADAIYVEGGDNTDEQRFSPGERYASVYQINYARCIFCGLCIEACPTRSLTMSNEYELARDNRQDLIFTKEQLLAPLLPGMEQPPHPMRLGDSEKDYYVGALENPGTSAGAERSPMGPGRYRVEEHPGVTFPGAEQHAQRATAGKGDGA comes from the coding sequence GTGGGCGCGATCACCGGAACGTTCAAGGGCTTCGGGGTCACCTTCTCGCACATGTTCAGGAAGGTCGTCACCACCGACTACCCGTTCAAGCCGCCGGTCTCGGCGCCGCGCTACCACGGGCGGCACATCCTCAACCGGCACCCGGACGGGCTGGAGAAGTGCATCGGGTGCGAGCTGTGCGCCTGGGCCTGCCCGGCGGACGCGATCTACGTCGAGGGTGGCGACAACACCGACGAGCAGCGTTTCTCGCCCGGTGAGCGGTACGCCAGCGTCTACCAGATCAACTACGCCCGGTGCATCTTCTGCGGCCTGTGCATCGAGGCCTGCCCGACCCGTTCGCTCACCATGAGCAACGAGTACGAGCTGGCCCGGGACAACCGGCAGGACCTGATCTTCACCAAGGAGCAGCTGCTCGCGCCGCTGCTGCCGGGCATGGAGCAGCCGCCGCACCCGATGCGGCTGGGCGACAGCGAGAAGGACTACTACGTCGGCGCGCTGGAGAACCCGGGCACCTCGGCCGGGGCCGAGCGCTCCCCGATGGGCCCCGGGCGGTACCGGGTGGAGGAGCACCCCGGCGTGACCTTCCCCGGCGCCGAGCAGCACGCCCAGCGGGCCACCGCGGGCAAGGGAGACGGAGCATGA
- a CDS encoding NADH-quinone oxidoreductase subunit J, whose product MTTQTVLAAAGSVSSGEAVTFWILAPLALIGGIGMVAARNAVHSALWLVLAMLCLGVFYVLQAGPFIGMVQIIVYTGAIMMLFLFVLMLVGRDASDSLIETLRGQRTAALLLALGFAGLVGTGLYRGLDGVTAVGLAEPNAEGNVQGIARLLFTKYVFAFELTSALLITAAVGAMVLAHVERRKQDRLDQPATMRARFRPGNYPGPKPGPGVFATSSSVATPARLPDGRLTERSTPEILPVRELTAEETALKGTDK is encoded by the coding sequence ATGACCACGCAGACGGTGCTCGCCGCGGCGGGCTCGGTTTCCAGTGGCGAGGCGGTCACCTTCTGGATCCTCGCCCCGCTGGCGCTGATCGGCGGGATCGGGATGGTCGCCGCCCGCAACGCCGTGCACTCGGCGCTCTGGCTGGTGCTGGCCATGCTCTGCCTCGGCGTGTTCTACGTGCTCCAGGCCGGGCCGTTCATCGGCATGGTGCAGATCATCGTCTACACCGGCGCGATCATGATGCTGTTCCTGTTCGTGCTGATGCTGGTCGGCCGGGACGCGTCGGACTCGCTGATCGAGACGCTGCGCGGGCAGCGGACCGCGGCGCTGCTGCTGGCGCTCGGCTTCGCCGGCCTGGTCGGCACCGGCCTCTACCGGGGGCTGGACGGGGTCACCGCGGTCGGCCTGGCCGAGCCGAACGCCGAGGGGAACGTGCAGGGCATCGCCCGGCTGCTGTTCACCAAGTACGTCTTCGCCTTCGAGCTCACCTCGGCCCTGCTGATCACGGCGGCGGTCGGCGCGATGGTGCTGGCCCACGTCGAGCGGCGCAAGCAGGACAGGCTCGACCAGCCGGCGACCATGCGGGCCCGCTTCCGGCCGGGCAACTACCCCGGCCCGAAGCCCGGCCCCGGCGTCTTCGCCACCTCCTCCTCGGTGGCCACCCCGGCCCGGCTGCCGGACGGCCGGCTGACCGAGCGGAGCACCCCGGAAATCCTGCCGGTGCGCGAGCTGACCGCCGAGGAGACCGCGCTGAAGGGGACGGACAAGTAA
- the nuoK gene encoding NADH-quinone oxidoreductase subunit NuoK translates to MDEFFSVEPNYYLVLAAVLFTIGAAGVLIRRNAIVLFMCVELMLNAANLTLVTFSRINGDLNGQIMAFFVMVVAAAEVVVGLAIIMSIFRTRRSASVDDANLLKY, encoded by the coding sequence ATGGACGAGTTCTTCTCGGTCGAGCCGAACTACTACCTGGTCCTCGCCGCGGTGCTGTTCACCATCGGCGCGGCCGGGGTGCTGATCCGGCGCAACGCGATCGTGCTGTTCATGTGCGTCGAGTTGATGCTCAACGCGGCCAACCTGACGCTGGTCACCTTCAGCCGGATCAATGGTGACCTCAACGGCCAGATCATGGCGTTCTTCGTGATGGTGGTGGCGGCGGCCGAGGTCGTGGTCGGGCTCGCGATCATCATGTCGATCTTCCGGACCCGGCGCTCCGCGAGCGTCGACGACGCCAACCTGCTGAAGTACTGA